Proteins encoded by one window of Brienomyrus brachyistius isolate T26 chromosome 1, BBRACH_0.4, whole genome shotgun sequence:
- the LOC125751913 gene encoding protocadherin-9 isoform X6, whose amino-acid sequence MDLKVFYLLAALVACFCLDPAIAQELIYPIREELQENTLIGNIPKDLNISHTNAVTGASANLVYRLVSKPGDNPLLRVLSNTGEIFTTSNRIDRERLCPGPSYEENECSFEIEVVILPNDYFRLIKIKIIVKDTNDNAPMFPSPVINISIPENSLINSFAIPTATDPDTGFNSVQHYELLNGQNSFALDIVETPDGEKWPQLIVQQNLDREQKDTYVMKIKVEDGGSPQKSSTAILQVTVTDVNDNRPVFKESQMEVHIPENSPVGTSVVQLQATDADIGSNAEIKYLFSTQVSPATKRLFALNSTTGLITVQQPLDREETAIHKLSVLASDGSQSSARATVTINVTDVNDNPPNIDLRYIISPINGTVYLSEKDPINTKIALLTVSDKDTDVNGKVICFLEKDVPFHLKAVYDNQYLLETSSLLDYEGTKEYIFKIVASDSGKPSLNQTALVRVRLEDENDNPPIFSQPVIELSVMENNKRGLFLTTISATDEDSGKNAEIVYQLGPNASFFDLDRKTGVLTASRVFDREDQERFLFTVTARDNGTPPLQSQAAVIITVQDENDNSPKFTHNHFQFFVSENLPKYSTVGVITVTDADAGENAAVTLSILNDNENFILDAYSGVIKSNVSFDREQQSSYTFDVKAVDNGRPPCSSSAKVTINVIDVNDNTPVVIYPPSNTSFKLVPFSAIPGSVVAEVFAVDSDTGMNAELKYTIVSGNNKGLFRIDPVTGNITLEEKPDNTAVGLHRLVVNISDLGYPRSLHTLVLVFLYVNDTVGNATYIQDLIRRTMETPLDRNIADSSKTYQGGDNLTIMIAVLAGAMVVIVVIFVTVLVRCRHTSKFKAAQRKKQGAEWMSPIQENKQNKKKKRKKRKSPKNSLLNFVTIEETKPDDPIHEPINGTISLPTELEEQGISRFDWNVVPTTTFKPSSPDLARHYKSASPQSAFHLKADTPVSGKKHHIIQELPLDNTFVGGCDTLSKRSSTSSDHFSASECSSQGGFKTKGSLHTRQS is encoded by the coding sequence ATGGACCTTAAGGTTTTTTACCTGTTGGCCGCTTTGGTTGCCTGCTTTTGTCTGGATCCAGCTATAGCTCAAGAGCTGATCTACCCAATAAGAGAAGAATTACAAGAGAATACTCTTATTGGAAACATACCAAAGGATCTGAATATTTCCCACACAAATGCTGTCACTGGAGCAAGTGCTAATCTGGTTTATAGGTTGGTCTCTAAACCCGGAGACAACCCCTTACTCAGAGTTTTGAGCAACACCGGGGAGATCTTTACAACTTCCAACCGTATTGACAGAGAGAGACTCTGCCCTGGCCCTTCCTATGAGGAGAATGAATGTTCCTTTGAGATTGAGGTGGTCATCCTGCCAAATGACTATTTCAGattgattaaaattaaaattatagTCAAGGACACAAATGACAATGCCCCCATGTTCCCATCCCCTGTTATAAACATTTCCATCCCAGAGAACTCTCTGATTAATAGCTTCGCTATTCCCACAGCCACTGATCCAGACACCGGCTTTAACAGTGTGCAGCACTATGAGCTTTTGAATGGACAGAATTCTTTTGCCCTGGATATTGTTGAGACACCAGATGGGGAAAAGTGGCCCCAGCTGATCGTGCAACAAAACTTGGACAGGGAGCAGAAGGACACCTATGTGATGAAGATTAAGGTTGAGGACGGGGGCAGCCCCCAGAAGTCCAGCACAGCTATCCTCCAGGTAACAGTCACTGATGTGAATGACAATAGGCCTGTTTTTAAAGAAAGCCAAATGGAAGTTCATATACCAGAGAATTCCCCTGTGGGCACTTCTGTGGTCCAGTTGCAAGCCACAGATGCTGATATTGGGTCCAACGCTGAAATCAAATACCTCTTCAGTACGCAGGTCTCCCCAGCTACTAAGAGGCTGTTCGCATTAAATTCCACCACTGGTCTCATCACAGTGCAGCAGCCTCTGGACAGAGAGGAGACGGCCATCCACAAGCTATCAGTGCTAGCCAGTGATGGCAGCCAGAGTTCAGCTAGGGCTACGGTCACCATTAATGTGACAGATGTGAATGACAATCCTCCAAATATAGATTTGAGGTACATAATCAGTCCCATTAATGGTACGGTGTACTTATCTGAAAAAGATCCCATCAACACCAAGATTGCACTACTCACAGTGTCAGATAAAGACACAGATGTCAATGGTAAAGTCATTTGCTTTTTAGAAAAGGATGTCCCCTTTCACCTTAAAGCTGTGTATGACAACCAGTATCTCCTGGAGACATCCTCACTGCTAGATTATGAGGGCACAAAAGAATACATATTTAAAATTGTTGCCTCTGACTCTGGTAAACCAAGTTTAAATCAGACAGCCTTAGTGAGAGTCAGGCTAGAGGATGAAAATGACAACCCGCCCATATTTAGTCAGCCGGTTATTGAGCTGTCAGTCATGGAGAACAACAAACGTGGCTTGTTCCTCACGACCATCAGTGCCACGGATGAAGACAGCGGTAAGAATGCAGAGATTGTTTACCAGTTGGGACCGAATGCTTCTTTTTTTGATTTGGATCGCAAAACAGGGGTTTTAACAGCGTCAAGAGTTTTCGATCGGGAGGACCAGGAGAGGTTCCTGTTTACAGTGACAGCCAGAGACAACGGGACACCTCCGCTTCAAAGCCAAGCTGCCGTAATCATCACTGTCCAAGATGAGAATGACAACAGTCCCAAGTTCACCCACAACCACTTTCAGTTTTTTGTATCAGAAAATTTACCAAAGTACAGCACGGTAGGGGTGATCACTGTCACTGACGCTGATGCTGGAGAAAATGCAGCTGTGACTCTCTCCATATTAAATGACAATGAGAACTTCATCTTAGATGCCTACTCTGGAGTTATAAAGTCTAATGTGTCCTTTGACAGGGAGCAGCAGAGCTCCTATACCTTCGATGTCAAGGCAGTTGACAATGGGCGACCCCCCTGCTCATCATCTGCCAAGGTGACCATAAATGTCATTGATGTCAATGATAACACACCAGTGGTCATTTATCCGCCCTCAAATACGTCTTTCAAGTTGGTGCCTTTCTCAGCGATTCCTGGGTCTGTAGTTGCAGAGGTCTTTGCAGTAGACAGTGACACAGGGATGAACGCTGAGCTGAAATACACCATTGTGAGTGGCAATAACAAGGGCTTGTTCCGGATTGACCCTGTAACAGGAAACATTACCCTTGAAGAGAAGCCAGACAACACTGCTGTTGGCCTGCACCGACTAGTGGTCAACATCAGTGATCTGGGTTATCCCAGGTCCCTGCACACCTTGGTTTTGGTTTTCCTGTACGTGAATGACACAGTGGGCAATGCTACATACATTCAGGACCTCATTCGCCGAACCATGGAGACCCCCTTGGACAGAAACATCGCTGACAGCAGCAAGACGTATCAGGGTGGCGACAACCTGACAATTATGATTGCTGTCCTGGCTGGGGCCATGGTGGTGATAGTGGTCATATTTGTCACTGTGCTGGTGCGTTGTCGTCACACGTCCAAGTTCAAAGCAGCCCAAAGGAAGAAGCAAGGAGCTGAATGGATGTCACCCATTCAAGAGAACAAGCAGAACAAGAAAAAGAAGCGAAAGAAAAGGAAGTCCCCCAAAAATTCCCTGTTGAACTTTGTCACCATTGAAGAAACTAAACCGGACGACCCCATTCACGAGCCCATAAATGGCACAATAAGTCTCCCGACAGAGCTGGAGGAGCAGGGCATAAGTCGGTTTGACTGGAATGTGGTGCCTACGACCACTTTTAAGCCCAGCAGCCCTGACCTAGCAAGGCACTACAAATCAGCCTCACCCCAGTCTGCTTTCCACCTCAAGGCCGACACCCCGGTGTCAGGGAAAAAACACCACATCATTCAGGAGCTTCCCCTGGATAATACATTTGTTGGGGGCTGTGATACCCTCTCCAAACGATCGTCCACTAGCTCAGACCACTTCAGTGCCTCTGAATGCAGCTCCCAGGGTGGCTTCAAGACAAAGGGGTCCTTGCACACCAGACAG
- the LOC125751913 gene encoding protocadherin-9 isoform X3: protein MDLKVFYLLAALVACFCLDPAIAQELIYPIREELQENTLIGNIPKDLNISHTNAVTGASANLVYRLVSKPGDNPLLRVLSNTGEIFTTSNRIDRERLCPGPSYEENECSFEIEVVILPNDYFRLIKIKIIVKDTNDNAPMFPSPVINISIPENSLINSFAIPTATDPDTGFNSVQHYELLNGQNSFALDIVETPDGEKWPQLIVQQNLDREQKDTYVMKIKVEDGGSPQKSSTAILQVTVTDVNDNRPVFKESQMEVHIPENSPVGTSVVQLQATDADIGSNAEIKYLFSTQVSPATKRLFALNSTTGLITVQQPLDREETAIHKLSVLASDGSQSSARATVTINVTDVNDNPPNIDLRYIISPINGTVYLSEKDPINTKIALLTVSDKDTDVNGKVICFLEKDVPFHLKAVYDNQYLLETSSLLDYEGTKEYIFKIVASDSGKPSLNQTALVRVRLEDENDNPPIFSQPVIELSVMENNKRGLFLTTISATDEDSGKNAEIVYQLGPNASFFDLDRKTGVLTASRVFDREDQERFLFTVTARDNGTPPLQSQAAVIITVQDENDNSPKFTHNHFQFFVSENLPKYSTVGVITVTDADAGENAAVTLSILNDNENFILDAYSGVIKSNVSFDREQQSSYTFDVKAVDNGRPPCSSSAKVTINVIDVNDNTPVVIYPPSNTSFKLVPFSAIPGSVVAEVFAVDSDTGMNAELKYTIVSGNNKGLFRIDPVTGNITLEEKPDNTAVGLHRLVVNISDLGYPRSLHTLVLVFLYVNDTVGNATYIQDLIRRTMETPLDRNIADSSKTYQGGDNLTIMIAVLAGAMVVIVVIFVTVLVRCRHTSKFKAAQRKKQGAEWMSPIQENKQNKKKKRKKRKSPKNSLLNFVTIEETKPDDPIHEPINGTISLPTELEEQGISRFDWNVVPTTTFKPSSPDLARHYKSASPQSAFHLKADTPVSGKKHHIIQELPLDNTFVGGCDTLSKRSSTSSDHFSASECSSQGGFKTKGSLHTRQVHVSNRLAPILGCSLPRAHCFRDRLRNPRDPVG from the coding sequence ATGGACCTTAAGGTTTTTTACCTGTTGGCCGCTTTGGTTGCCTGCTTTTGTCTGGATCCAGCTATAGCTCAAGAGCTGATCTACCCAATAAGAGAAGAATTACAAGAGAATACTCTTATTGGAAACATACCAAAGGATCTGAATATTTCCCACACAAATGCTGTCACTGGAGCAAGTGCTAATCTGGTTTATAGGTTGGTCTCTAAACCCGGAGACAACCCCTTACTCAGAGTTTTGAGCAACACCGGGGAGATCTTTACAACTTCCAACCGTATTGACAGAGAGAGACTCTGCCCTGGCCCTTCCTATGAGGAGAATGAATGTTCCTTTGAGATTGAGGTGGTCATCCTGCCAAATGACTATTTCAGattgattaaaattaaaattatagTCAAGGACACAAATGACAATGCCCCCATGTTCCCATCCCCTGTTATAAACATTTCCATCCCAGAGAACTCTCTGATTAATAGCTTCGCTATTCCCACAGCCACTGATCCAGACACCGGCTTTAACAGTGTGCAGCACTATGAGCTTTTGAATGGACAGAATTCTTTTGCCCTGGATATTGTTGAGACACCAGATGGGGAAAAGTGGCCCCAGCTGATCGTGCAACAAAACTTGGACAGGGAGCAGAAGGACACCTATGTGATGAAGATTAAGGTTGAGGACGGGGGCAGCCCCCAGAAGTCCAGCACAGCTATCCTCCAGGTAACAGTCACTGATGTGAATGACAATAGGCCTGTTTTTAAAGAAAGCCAAATGGAAGTTCATATACCAGAGAATTCCCCTGTGGGCACTTCTGTGGTCCAGTTGCAAGCCACAGATGCTGATATTGGGTCCAACGCTGAAATCAAATACCTCTTCAGTACGCAGGTCTCCCCAGCTACTAAGAGGCTGTTCGCATTAAATTCCACCACTGGTCTCATCACAGTGCAGCAGCCTCTGGACAGAGAGGAGACGGCCATCCACAAGCTATCAGTGCTAGCCAGTGATGGCAGCCAGAGTTCAGCTAGGGCTACGGTCACCATTAATGTGACAGATGTGAATGACAATCCTCCAAATATAGATTTGAGGTACATAATCAGTCCCATTAATGGTACGGTGTACTTATCTGAAAAAGATCCCATCAACACCAAGATTGCACTACTCACAGTGTCAGATAAAGACACAGATGTCAATGGTAAAGTCATTTGCTTTTTAGAAAAGGATGTCCCCTTTCACCTTAAAGCTGTGTATGACAACCAGTATCTCCTGGAGACATCCTCACTGCTAGATTATGAGGGCACAAAAGAATACATATTTAAAATTGTTGCCTCTGACTCTGGTAAACCAAGTTTAAATCAGACAGCCTTAGTGAGAGTCAGGCTAGAGGATGAAAATGACAACCCGCCCATATTTAGTCAGCCGGTTATTGAGCTGTCAGTCATGGAGAACAACAAACGTGGCTTGTTCCTCACGACCATCAGTGCCACGGATGAAGACAGCGGTAAGAATGCAGAGATTGTTTACCAGTTGGGACCGAATGCTTCTTTTTTTGATTTGGATCGCAAAACAGGGGTTTTAACAGCGTCAAGAGTTTTCGATCGGGAGGACCAGGAGAGGTTCCTGTTTACAGTGACAGCCAGAGACAACGGGACACCTCCGCTTCAAAGCCAAGCTGCCGTAATCATCACTGTCCAAGATGAGAATGACAACAGTCCCAAGTTCACCCACAACCACTTTCAGTTTTTTGTATCAGAAAATTTACCAAAGTACAGCACGGTAGGGGTGATCACTGTCACTGACGCTGATGCTGGAGAAAATGCAGCTGTGACTCTCTCCATATTAAATGACAATGAGAACTTCATCTTAGATGCCTACTCTGGAGTTATAAAGTCTAATGTGTCCTTTGACAGGGAGCAGCAGAGCTCCTATACCTTCGATGTCAAGGCAGTTGACAATGGGCGACCCCCCTGCTCATCATCTGCCAAGGTGACCATAAATGTCATTGATGTCAATGATAACACACCAGTGGTCATTTATCCGCCCTCAAATACGTCTTTCAAGTTGGTGCCTTTCTCAGCGATTCCTGGGTCTGTAGTTGCAGAGGTCTTTGCAGTAGACAGTGACACAGGGATGAACGCTGAGCTGAAATACACCATTGTGAGTGGCAATAACAAGGGCTTGTTCCGGATTGACCCTGTAACAGGAAACATTACCCTTGAAGAGAAGCCAGACAACACTGCTGTTGGCCTGCACCGACTAGTGGTCAACATCAGTGATCTGGGTTATCCCAGGTCCCTGCACACCTTGGTTTTGGTTTTCCTGTACGTGAATGACACAGTGGGCAATGCTACATACATTCAGGACCTCATTCGCCGAACCATGGAGACCCCCTTGGACAGAAACATCGCTGACAGCAGCAAGACGTATCAGGGTGGCGACAACCTGACAATTATGATTGCTGTCCTGGCTGGGGCCATGGTGGTGATAGTGGTCATATTTGTCACTGTGCTGGTGCGTTGTCGTCACACGTCCAAGTTCAAAGCAGCCCAAAGGAAGAAGCAAGGAGCTGAATGGATGTCACCCATTCAAGAGAACAAGCAGAACAAGAAAAAGAAGCGAAAGAAAAGGAAGTCCCCCAAAAATTCCCTGTTGAACTTTGTCACCATTGAAGAAACTAAACCGGACGACCCCATTCACGAGCCCATAAATGGCACAATAAGTCTCCCGACAGAGCTGGAGGAGCAGGGCATAAGTCGGTTTGACTGGAATGTGGTGCCTACGACCACTTTTAAGCCCAGCAGCCCTGACCTAGCAAGGCACTACAAATCAGCCTCACCCCAGTCTGCTTTCCACCTCAAGGCCGACACCCCGGTGTCAGGGAAAAAACACCACATCATTCAGGAGCTTCCCCTGGATAATACATTTGTTGGGGGCTGTGATACCCTCTCCAAACGATCGTCCACTAGCTCAGACCACTTCAGTGCCTCTGAATGCAGCTCCCAGGGTGGCTTCAAGACAAAGGGGTCCTTGCACACCAGACAG
- the LOC125751913 gene encoding protocadherin-9 isoform X5: MDLKVFYLLAALVACFCLDPAIAQELIYPIREELQENTLIGNIPKDLNISHTNAVTGASANLVYRLVSKPGDNPLLRVLSNTGEIFTTSNRIDRERLCPGPSYEENECSFEIEVVILPNDYFRLIKIKIIVKDTNDNAPMFPSPVINISIPENSLINSFAIPTATDPDTGFNSVQHYELLNGQNSFALDIVETPDGEKWPQLIVQQNLDREQKDTYVMKIKVEDGGSPQKSSTAILQVTVTDVNDNRPVFKESQMEVHIPENSPVGTSVVQLQATDADIGSNAEIKYLFSTQVSPATKRLFALNSTTGLITVQQPLDREETAIHKLSVLASDGSQSSARATVTINVTDVNDNPPNIDLRYIISPINGTVYLSEKDPINTKIALLTVSDKDTDVNGKVICFLEKDVPFHLKAVYDNQYLLETSSLLDYEGTKEYIFKIVASDSGKPSLNQTALVRVRLEDENDNPPIFSQPVIELSVMENNKRGLFLTTISATDEDSGKNAEIVYQLGPNASFFDLDRKTGVLTASRVFDREDQERFLFTVTARDNGTPPLQSQAAVIITVQDENDNSPKFTHNHFQFFVSENLPKYSTVGVITVTDADAGENAAVTLSILNDNENFILDAYSGVIKSNVSFDREQQSSYTFDVKAVDNGRPPCSSSAKVTINVIDVNDNTPVVIYPPSNTSFKLVPFSAIPGSVVAEVFAVDSDTGMNAELKYTIVSGNNKGLFRIDPVTGNITLEEKPDNTAVGLHRLVVNISDLGYPRSLHTLVLVFLYVNDTVGNATYIQDLIRRTMETPLDRNIADSSKTYQGGDNLTIMIAVLAGAMVVIVVIFVTVLVRCRHTSKFKAAQRKKQGAEWMSPIQENKQNKKKKRKKRKSPKNSLLNFVTIEETKPDDPIHEPINGTISLPTELEEQGISRFDWNVVPTTTFKPSSPDLARHYKSASPQSAFHLKADTPVSGKKHHIIQELPLDNTFVGGCDTLSKRSSTSSDHFSASECSSQGGFKTKGSLHTRQLFLPLTPMV; encoded by the coding sequence ATGGACCTTAAGGTTTTTTACCTGTTGGCCGCTTTGGTTGCCTGCTTTTGTCTGGATCCAGCTATAGCTCAAGAGCTGATCTACCCAATAAGAGAAGAATTACAAGAGAATACTCTTATTGGAAACATACCAAAGGATCTGAATATTTCCCACACAAATGCTGTCACTGGAGCAAGTGCTAATCTGGTTTATAGGTTGGTCTCTAAACCCGGAGACAACCCCTTACTCAGAGTTTTGAGCAACACCGGGGAGATCTTTACAACTTCCAACCGTATTGACAGAGAGAGACTCTGCCCTGGCCCTTCCTATGAGGAGAATGAATGTTCCTTTGAGATTGAGGTGGTCATCCTGCCAAATGACTATTTCAGattgattaaaattaaaattatagTCAAGGACACAAATGACAATGCCCCCATGTTCCCATCCCCTGTTATAAACATTTCCATCCCAGAGAACTCTCTGATTAATAGCTTCGCTATTCCCACAGCCACTGATCCAGACACCGGCTTTAACAGTGTGCAGCACTATGAGCTTTTGAATGGACAGAATTCTTTTGCCCTGGATATTGTTGAGACACCAGATGGGGAAAAGTGGCCCCAGCTGATCGTGCAACAAAACTTGGACAGGGAGCAGAAGGACACCTATGTGATGAAGATTAAGGTTGAGGACGGGGGCAGCCCCCAGAAGTCCAGCACAGCTATCCTCCAGGTAACAGTCACTGATGTGAATGACAATAGGCCTGTTTTTAAAGAAAGCCAAATGGAAGTTCATATACCAGAGAATTCCCCTGTGGGCACTTCTGTGGTCCAGTTGCAAGCCACAGATGCTGATATTGGGTCCAACGCTGAAATCAAATACCTCTTCAGTACGCAGGTCTCCCCAGCTACTAAGAGGCTGTTCGCATTAAATTCCACCACTGGTCTCATCACAGTGCAGCAGCCTCTGGACAGAGAGGAGACGGCCATCCACAAGCTATCAGTGCTAGCCAGTGATGGCAGCCAGAGTTCAGCTAGGGCTACGGTCACCATTAATGTGACAGATGTGAATGACAATCCTCCAAATATAGATTTGAGGTACATAATCAGTCCCATTAATGGTACGGTGTACTTATCTGAAAAAGATCCCATCAACACCAAGATTGCACTACTCACAGTGTCAGATAAAGACACAGATGTCAATGGTAAAGTCATTTGCTTTTTAGAAAAGGATGTCCCCTTTCACCTTAAAGCTGTGTATGACAACCAGTATCTCCTGGAGACATCCTCACTGCTAGATTATGAGGGCACAAAAGAATACATATTTAAAATTGTTGCCTCTGACTCTGGTAAACCAAGTTTAAATCAGACAGCCTTAGTGAGAGTCAGGCTAGAGGATGAAAATGACAACCCGCCCATATTTAGTCAGCCGGTTATTGAGCTGTCAGTCATGGAGAACAACAAACGTGGCTTGTTCCTCACGACCATCAGTGCCACGGATGAAGACAGCGGTAAGAATGCAGAGATTGTTTACCAGTTGGGACCGAATGCTTCTTTTTTTGATTTGGATCGCAAAACAGGGGTTTTAACAGCGTCAAGAGTTTTCGATCGGGAGGACCAGGAGAGGTTCCTGTTTACAGTGACAGCCAGAGACAACGGGACACCTCCGCTTCAAAGCCAAGCTGCCGTAATCATCACTGTCCAAGATGAGAATGACAACAGTCCCAAGTTCACCCACAACCACTTTCAGTTTTTTGTATCAGAAAATTTACCAAAGTACAGCACGGTAGGGGTGATCACTGTCACTGACGCTGATGCTGGAGAAAATGCAGCTGTGACTCTCTCCATATTAAATGACAATGAGAACTTCATCTTAGATGCCTACTCTGGAGTTATAAAGTCTAATGTGTCCTTTGACAGGGAGCAGCAGAGCTCCTATACCTTCGATGTCAAGGCAGTTGACAATGGGCGACCCCCCTGCTCATCATCTGCCAAGGTGACCATAAATGTCATTGATGTCAATGATAACACACCAGTGGTCATTTATCCGCCCTCAAATACGTCTTTCAAGTTGGTGCCTTTCTCAGCGATTCCTGGGTCTGTAGTTGCAGAGGTCTTTGCAGTAGACAGTGACACAGGGATGAACGCTGAGCTGAAATACACCATTGTGAGTGGCAATAACAAGGGCTTGTTCCGGATTGACCCTGTAACAGGAAACATTACCCTTGAAGAGAAGCCAGACAACACTGCTGTTGGCCTGCACCGACTAGTGGTCAACATCAGTGATCTGGGTTATCCCAGGTCCCTGCACACCTTGGTTTTGGTTTTCCTGTACGTGAATGACACAGTGGGCAATGCTACATACATTCAGGACCTCATTCGCCGAACCATGGAGACCCCCTTGGACAGAAACATCGCTGACAGCAGCAAGACGTATCAGGGTGGCGACAACCTGACAATTATGATTGCTGTCCTGGCTGGGGCCATGGTGGTGATAGTGGTCATATTTGTCACTGTGCTGGTGCGTTGTCGTCACACGTCCAAGTTCAAAGCAGCCCAAAGGAAGAAGCAAGGAGCTGAATGGATGTCACCCATTCAAGAGAACAAGCAGAACAAGAAAAAGAAGCGAAAGAAAAGGAAGTCCCCCAAAAATTCCCTGTTGAACTTTGTCACCATTGAAGAAACTAAACCGGACGACCCCATTCACGAGCCCATAAATGGCACAATAAGTCTCCCGACAGAGCTGGAGGAGCAGGGCATAAGTCGGTTTGACTGGAATGTGGTGCCTACGACCACTTTTAAGCCCAGCAGCCCTGACCTAGCAAGGCACTACAAATCAGCCTCACCCCAGTCTGCTTTCCACCTCAAGGCCGACACCCCGGTGTCAGGGAAAAAACACCACATCATTCAGGAGCTTCCCCTGGATAATACATTTGTTGGGGGCTGTGATACCCTCTCCAAACGATCGTCCACTAGCTCAGACCACTTCAGTGCCTCTGAATGCAGCTCCCAGGGTGGCTTCAAGACAAAGGGGTCCTTGCACACCAGACAG